In one Halosimplex halophilum genomic region, the following are encoded:
- the trmY gene encoding tRNA (pseudouridine(54)-N(1))-methyltransferase TrmY has protein sequence MRQFVVLGHDAPTTPDFSLDDIAGGAGRLDVLCRCVTSAFFLSHDIREAVRVHLVLADEFTVTFDGRELRRLNPDERSTAALVRGALEEREEAIGHQPVETSPGVSLTRRGFEPTLDAAARDGTVVQLHEDGDPVVAADPPSDPVFVLSDHRDFSAGEADLLADAADRRVRLGPEPLHADHAITVAHNYLDTDGFTEY, from the coding sequence ATGCGCCAGTTCGTCGTCCTCGGTCACGACGCGCCGACGACCCCCGACTTCTCGCTCGACGACATCGCCGGCGGCGCCGGCCGCCTCGACGTGCTCTGTCGCTGCGTCACCTCGGCTTTCTTCCTCTCGCACGACATCCGTGAGGCCGTCCGGGTCCACCTCGTGCTGGCCGACGAGTTCACCGTCACCTTCGACGGCCGGGAGTTGCGCCGGCTCAACCCCGACGAGCGCTCGACGGCCGCGCTCGTCCGGGGTGCACTGGAAGAGCGCGAGGAGGCCATCGGCCACCAGCCCGTCGAGACCTCGCCGGGCGTCTCGCTCACCCGCCGCGGGTTCGAGCCGACCCTCGACGCCGCCGCCCGCGACGGCACCGTCGTCCAGCTCCACGAGGACGGCGACCCCGTCGTCGCCGCCGACCCGCCGAGCGACCCCGTGTTCGTCCTCTCGGACCACCGCGATTTCTCGGCCGGGGAAGCCGACCTGCTGGCCGACGCCGCCGACCGCCGGGTGCGGCTGGGGCCCGAACCGCTCCACGCCGACCACGCGATCACCGTCGCCCACAACTACCTCGACACCGACGGCTTCACCGAGTACTGA
- a CDS encoding putative quinol monooxygenase gives MIVLHASFPIDPEHRDEALELADDLVERSSEEPGMIDYRATVDLQDENVIRFFEQYEDAAAFEAHTETDHFRAFEERLPDLLAGEPEVRRFEVESATELEL, from the coding sequence GTGATCGTACTCCACGCGTCGTTCCCGATCGACCCCGAGCACCGCGACGAAGCGCTCGAACTGGCCGACGACCTCGTCGAGCGGTCCAGCGAGGAACCCGGTATGATCGACTACCGGGCGACCGTCGACCTGCAGGACGAGAACGTGATCCGCTTCTTCGAACAGTACGAGGACGCGGCCGCCTTCGAGGCCCACACCGAAACCGACCACTTCCGGGCCTTCGAGGAGCGCCTGCCGGATCTCCTGGCCGGCGAGCCCGAGGTCCGCCGGTTCGAGGTCGAGTCGGCGACCGAGCTCGAACTCTGA
- a CDS encoding complex I NDUFA9 subunit family protein: MNVLVVGGSGFVGTHLSEELVERGHDVTVLSRSPDGEGLPAAVNTYAGDVTDYDSIEGAFEGQDAVVYLVALSPLFKPDGGDEMHDRVHRGGAENCLRAAAEHGVERFVHQSALGADADGPTHYLRAKGRAEQLVRDSDREWVIFRPSIIFGEGGEFVEFTKKLKSWFAPGVPVYPLPGGGKQTRFQPIWVGEFVPMMADAVEDDAHVGETYEIGGPDVLTLREVTELVYDSEGKSVSIVPLPMAMANVGLTVLGSVGFPMGKDQVRSLRLDNTTDRNDVDAFGVSEADLTTFRSYLGLAG, translated from the coding sequence ATGAACGTACTCGTCGTCGGCGGGAGCGGGTTCGTCGGGACGCACCTCAGCGAGGAACTGGTCGAGCGGGGCCACGACGTGACGGTCCTCTCGCGGAGCCCCGACGGCGAGGGGCTGCCGGCAGCCGTGAACACGTACGCGGGGGACGTGACCGACTACGACAGCATCGAGGGCGCCTTCGAGGGGCAGGACGCGGTCGTCTACCTCGTGGCGCTGTCGCCGCTGTTCAAGCCCGACGGGGGCGACGAGATGCACGACCGCGTCCACCGCGGCGGGGCGGAGAACTGCCTGCGGGCCGCGGCGGAACACGGCGTCGAGCGGTTCGTCCACCAGAGCGCGCTCGGCGCCGACGCCGACGGGCCGACCCACTACCTGCGGGCGAAGGGCCGCGCCGAACAGCTGGTCCGCGACTCCGACCGCGAGTGGGTGATCTTCCGACCCTCTATCATCTTCGGCGAGGGCGGGGAGTTCGTCGAGTTCACCAAGAAACTGAAGTCGTGGTTCGCGCCGGGCGTGCCGGTGTACCCGCTGCCCGGCGGCGGCAAACAGACGCGGTTCCAGCCGATCTGGGTCGGGGAGTTCGTCCCGATGATGGCCGACGCCGTCGAGGACGACGCCCACGTCGGCGAGACCTACGAGATCGGCGGTCCGGACGTGCTGACGCTCCGGGAGGTGACCGAACTCGTCTACGACTCGGAGGGGAAGTCCGTCTCCATCGTCCCGCTGCCGATGGCGATGGCGAACGTCGGCCTCACCGTACTGGGGAGCGTCGGGTTCCCCATGGGCAAGGACCAGGTCCGGTCGCTGCGGCTGGACAACACGACCGACCGCAACGACGTGGACGCCTTCGGCGTCTCCGAGGCCGACCTGACGACGTTCCGCTCGTATCTCGGGCTCGCCGGCTGA
- a CDS encoding tubulin/FtsZ family protein, with amino-acid sequence MKLAMIGFGQAGGKIVDKFLEYDEATGSGIVRSAVAVNTAKADLLGLERIPEENRVLIGQARVKGHGVGADNELGAEIAEEDIDEIQGAIDNIPVHEIDAFMIVAGLGGGTGSGGSPVLAKHLKRIYTEPVYGLGVLPGGDEGGIYTLNAARSFQTFVREVDNLLVFDNDAWRKSGESMEGGYEQINDEIVRRFGVLFGAGEVGSGDEVAESVVDSSEIINTLSGGGVSTVGYAAETVEEQDSGGLLSRFKGDDDGLDDSGMDTANTTNRITSLVRKAALGRLTLPCEIDGAERALLVMSGPPDHLNRKGIERGRKWLEEQTGSMEVRGGDYPVNENNVAASILLSGVHNVPRIKELQQVAIEAQDNIDDIRQQSEENLEELVEDDEDELDPLF; translated from the coding sequence ATGAAACTGGCGATGATCGGCTTCGGGCAGGCCGGCGGCAAGATCGTTGACAAGTTCCTCGAATACGACGAGGCCACCGGGAGCGGTATCGTCCGCTCCGCGGTCGCGGTCAACACAGCGAAAGCGGACCTGCTCGGGCTAGAACGAATTCCGGAGGAGAATCGAGTACTGATCGGTCAGGCGCGCGTGAAGGGTCACGGCGTCGGGGCCGACAACGAGCTCGGCGCGGAGATCGCCGAGGAAGACATCGACGAGATCCAGGGAGCCATCGACAACATCCCGGTCCACGAGATCGACGCGTTCATGATCGTGGCGGGGCTCGGTGGCGGGACCGGCTCGGGCGGTTCGCCGGTCCTGGCGAAACACCTCAAGCGGATCTACACCGAGCCGGTGTACGGCCTGGGCGTGCTGCCCGGCGGCGACGAGGGGGGCATCTACACGCTCAACGCCGCCCGCTCGTTCCAGACGTTCGTCCGCGAGGTCGACAACCTGCTCGTGTTCGACAACGACGCCTGGCGCAAGTCCGGCGAGTCCATGGAGGGCGGCTACGAGCAGATCAACGACGAGATCGTCCGGCGGTTCGGCGTCCTCTTCGGGGCCGGCGAGGTCGGTTCCGGCGACGAGGTCGCCGAGAGCGTCGTCGACTCCTCGGAGATCATCAACACGCTCTCCGGCGGCGGCGTCTCCACCGTGGGCTACGCCGCCGAGACCGTCGAGGAGCAGGACTCGGGCGGCCTGCTCTCGCGGTTCAAGGGCGACGACGACGGCCTCGACGACAGCGGCATGGACACGGCCAACACCACGAACCGGATCACGTCGCTGGTGCGGAAGGCGGCGCTGGGGCGGCTGACCCTGCCCTGCGAGATCGACGGCGCCGAGCGGGCGCTGCTCGTGATGAGCGGTCCGCCGGACCACCTCAACCGGAAGGGCATCGAGCGCGGCCGCAAGTGGCTCGAGGAGCAGACCGGGTCGATGGAGGTCCGCGGCGGCGACTACCCCGTCAACGAGAACAACGTCGCCGCCTCGATCCTGCTGTCGGGCGTCCACAACGTCCCGCGGATCAAGGAGCTCCAGCAGGTCGCCATCGAGGCCCAGGACAACATCGACGACATCCGGCAGCAAAGCGAAGAGAACTTAGAGGAGTTGGTGGAAGATGACGAGGATGAGTTGGATCCGCTCTTCTAA
- the cofC gene encoding 2-phospho-L-lactate guanylyltransferase: MRVVVPFAPERPKTRLAPVLDEAERAAFARTMLDDVLSVLSTLDRERRVPVDPLVLSTAPVDADAPVAVDDRPLTEAVNDRLPAADDDDPVAVVMADLALATPGALERLFEPDADVVIAPGRGGGTNALVARDPAFRVDYHGVSVRDHRTTAGEAGLSVTEVDSARLATDVDEPADLVEVLLHGEGAAAAWLREAGFSVVAADGRVDLERSSD; the protein is encoded by the coding sequence ATGCGCGTCGTCGTCCCGTTCGCCCCCGAGCGGCCCAAGACCCGCCTCGCGCCGGTCTTAGACGAGGCCGAGCGGGCCGCGTTCGCGCGGACGATGCTGGACGACGTGCTTTCCGTTCTTTCGACGCTCGACCGCGAGCGACGGGTCCCGGTCGACCCGCTCGTCCTCTCGACGGCACCGGTCGACGCCGACGCGCCGGTCGCCGTCGACGACCGACCGCTCACCGAGGCCGTGAACGACCGCCTGCCCGCGGCCGACGACGACGACCCGGTCGCGGTCGTGATGGCCGACCTGGCGCTCGCCACCCCCGGGGCGCTCGAACGGCTGTTCGAGCCCGACGCGGACGTGGTGATCGCGCCCGGCCGCGGCGGCGGGACGAACGCCCTCGTCGCCAGGGACCCGGCGTTTCGCGTCGACTACCACGGCGTGTCCGTCCGCGACCACCGGACGACCGCCGGCGAGGCCGGCCTGTCGGTCACAGAGGTCGACTCCGCCCGGCTCGCGACCGACGTGGACGAGCCGGCCGACCTCGTCGAGGTGTTGCTCCACGGCGAGGGCGCGGCCGCGGCGTGGCTGCGCGAGGCGGGCTTTTCGGTCGTCGCGGCCGACGGCCGCGTGGACCTCGAACGGAGTTCGGACTGA
- the cofG gene encoding 7,8-didemethyl-8-hydroxy-5-deazariboflavin synthase subunit CofG — protein MIPGADEYDVAVEPDPDEVERLLSVTPADVTAADELTFARNVFVPLTTACRYTCTYCTYYDPPGQAELMSPEDVREVVRTGADAGCTEALFTFGDDPDDRYTAVHDQLAEWGHDSIHTYLREVCEIAIEEGLLPHANPGDQTREQMATVADVNASMGVMLETTADVQAHGGPRAKNPGQRLNTIRTAGELGVPFTTGILVGIGEDWADRAESLLAIRELHDRYDHVQEVIVQPVRENERWSGGSPGVETLRRTVAMARAALPEEVSVQVPPNLAPVRDVLDCGVDDLGGVSPVTDDHVNPDYKWPALRELEDIADYAGVPLSERLPVYERYLPARFRSAGVEPADPPAEADRWVSARVADAIDADDDAGRRYRAVLSDGTAE, from the coding sequence GTGATCCCCGGCGCCGACGAGTACGACGTGGCCGTCGAGCCCGACCCCGACGAGGTCGAGCGCCTGCTCTCGGTCACGCCAGCGGACGTGACGGCCGCCGACGAGCTCACCTTCGCCCGCAACGTGTTCGTCCCGCTGACGACCGCCTGCCGGTACACCTGCACCTACTGCACCTACTACGACCCGCCCGGCCAGGCCGAACTCATGTCCCCCGAGGACGTGCGCGAGGTCGTCCGGACCGGCGCCGACGCCGGCTGCACGGAGGCCCTGTTCACCTTCGGCGACGACCCCGACGACCGCTACACCGCGGTCCACGACCAGCTCGCCGAGTGGGGCCACGACTCCATCCACACCTACCTCCGGGAGGTCTGCGAGATCGCCATCGAGGAGGGGCTACTTCCCCACGCCAACCCCGGCGACCAGACCCGCGAGCAGATGGCCACCGTCGCGGACGTGAACGCCAGCATGGGCGTGATGCTCGAAACCACCGCCGACGTGCAGGCCCACGGCGGCCCGCGCGCGAAGAACCCCGGCCAGCGACTCAACACCATCCGCACTGCGGGCGAACTCGGCGTCCCGTTCACGACGGGCATCCTCGTCGGTATCGGCGAGGACTGGGCGGACCGCGCCGAGAGCCTGCTGGCCATCCGTGAACTCCACGACCGCTACGACCACGTCCAGGAGGTGATCGTCCAGCCCGTCCGCGAGAACGAGCGCTGGTCGGGCGGCTCGCCGGGCGTCGAGACGCTACGACGCACCGTCGCGATGGCCCGCGCGGCACTGCCCGAGGAGGTGTCGGTGCAGGTCCCCCCGAACCTCGCGCCCGTCAGGGACGTGCTCGACTGCGGCGTCGACGATCTGGGCGGCGTCTCCCCGGTCACCGACGACCACGTCAACCCCGACTACAAGTGGCCCGCACTGCGCGAACTGGAGGACATCGCCGACTACGCGGGCGTCCCGCTCTCCGAACGGCTCCCGGTCTACGAGCGGTATCTCCCCGCGCGGTTCCGCTCGGCGGGGGTCGAACCGGCCGACCCGCCCGCGGAGGCCGACCGCTGGGTCTCCGCGCGGGTCGCCGACGCCATCGACGCCGACGACGACGCCGGACGGCGCTACCGTGCGGTGCTGTCGGACGGGACGGCGGAGTAG